Genomic segment of Mycolicibacterium psychrotolerans:
CGCTTCGGCCGGGGCGCCGTCCCACAGCACGGTCTCGGGAAACTCGCACGGACCGGGCCGCATCTCGCACTGGCCGTCCGGCCGGACCCCGCCGCAGGGGCCGAACCGCATGTGCTTCGGACAGCCCGCCGCCGCGCGCTCCCCAGCCAACTCCGCCGTCATCGAACCTCCGTGTCGTCGCAGCATCGTGCCCCGCGCCGGGCGCACCCAAACGCGGAGCACCGAGGGCATTACGGCTATTCGGTATGGACCTTTGGCCCCATCGGCGCCCTGGCAGCGTCCCTAGGCTCGAAGAAGCGCAGGACGGGACGGTTGCCTCCAGTTCGGCGTCAGGCGAGACCGGAGGCAACTCCGCCGTTAAGAAGCAGCGCCGGCCCTGTTTTCGCCGCTCTCCCCCGGGTCCTGCGCGCCGGAGGGCAGCCGCTGGTGAGCGGTCATCAGCACCCCGTCGTACACCTCCCGGGTCGGCAGCACGCCGTCGTGCTGCAGCGCACGGAAGTCGACCAGAATCTGCTCGGCGAGAAGTCGCAGTTTCACGTTCGTCTGTTGCGAACGCCACCGCAGCAGGTCGAAGGCCGCGGATGCGTCGATGCCGTAGACCACCATCAGCATGCCCTTGGCCTGCTCGATGGCCGCGCGATGCTCGGCGAACTCGGCGACCTGGGCCGACATCTCGCTGCGCCGATCGTCCTCGTAGGCAGACAGGTCCACGTAGAAGCCGTCACTTCCCACCACGCGACCGCTGTCGTCGCGCAGCTGATTGCCGACCACGACCACGTGATGGATGCGGCCTTGCACGTCCTGGATGCGGTGGCGCGAGCTGAAGGCCGCCCGGGTCTCGCGGATCCGCTCCATCAGCGCGGCCAACTGAGGGCGATCGGCGGGATGCTTGTGGCTGAGCACCAGTTCGGTGGTGGGGACGACGCTGCCGGGCTGATAGCCGTGGATTAGCGCCACCTCGTCGGACCACTCCCACCGGTCCTCGTCGAAGAGGTAGCGGACCCAGCCGATCCGCGGCGCCGCGGACCCGGCGTCGTTGCCGACGGCTGTGGCGTCATCCGGTGTCGGCACCGATGGGCCCCCAAGTCCTGAAATTGTCGCAGGTGTCACCAAAAGTACCGACCGGCCCGCGGACGCGGGATCCTTCGCTGGGAACTCATGCGATCTGGGTGATCAGCGACTCGATGGCCTCGGCGTCCGCCGGCGCGACCGGTTCCCCCGCCTCGGCACGCGCCACCACCTGCTCGGCGACGCCGGCCGCCTGCGCGGTCTCCGGGACAGTCAGGTTCGCACCGCGACGGGCGGCGTAGAGCCGCTGGCCGAGGGTCGCGCCGGGCGCCTGCGCGGCACGGACCATGAGGTCGTCGTAGAGGCGGCGCACCGCACCCAGCGCCTTGATCAATGCGGGCGTGACGCGGCCGATGCGCGCCGCCCCGGCCGCGACCCCCTCGAGTTGTCGCAGATCGGTCAGCATCGCGGTGATCCGCGGCGTGAACGCCGGGTCGTCGACCGGAGGCAGCGACGCCACCGTGTCCGACAAGGTGTTCACCGCGGTGACGACGGCCTGAGCGATCAGGGAGACCTCCTCGCCATTGGCCGGAGGCGCCGGCGGGCGGGGGCGGTCGGGCTGTCCGGTGCGCAGCCGTTCGATGGTTCCCGGCGGCCACTGCAGCACCTCTTCGAGCTTTGCCCGGGTGCGCTCTCGAGGCCAGCTCCTCCCCTTCTCGAACGCGATCAGCGCACCGGCGTTGATGATGCCGTCGGCGGCCAGGCGCCGCTGGCTGATGTTGAGTTCGCGGCGCCGTGCCGCTGCCGCCGCTCCGGCTCTGACCATCCCCGGATCGAGCGCGTCGGTCGATTCCTCGATCGACTCCGCGTTGATCATGTGCCGGGGTTTCCTCGTGTGTGGTGGGGCCCAAGGGCGGTCGAATCCTATCGAGCAGTGCGTACCGCTACGGCTCGCAAGTCCGGGCGCAACGGTTCGACGTCAAAACTACACCGTCGCAACGTCGACAACCGCATCAACGCTACATGTTTTTCGCGACGTCTCGTCAGCAGACAGACGCAGCTAATACCCAGTTCACAACGCTTTTCTTCGCCCCGTTGCGCCATTGAGGGATGGCGCACGCAACCAGCCCGCAACGGTTCTGCCCGTAGAAAGTGTTGCATCGCTACGGTTTCTCGATTAGCTTTCCTCCCATCGCGGCGGATGCGCCGCCCAGGCACAGAGGAGCTACCCGATGAACGCAACCCCGTGGGACGAGACGCCGGTCGGCGAGTGCACCCGGGATCCTGACCGTTGGACCACCACCGCGGACGACGAGGCGAAGGCCATCTGCCGCTCCTGCCCGCGCCGGTGGCTGTGCGCGAAGGAAGCCTGCGAGTCACCCCGCGCCGAAGGATTGTGGGCGGGCATCTACGTGCCCGAGGCCGGCCGCGGCCGCACCTTTGCTCTGCGCCAGCTCAAGTCGCTGGCCGAGCAGCACGGCCAGCGGGTCGGTGAGCGCCGGGTGTACTACGCCGAGATCGCATGAGCGTCGATCCGGTCCGGAATATCACGGCCGCCTGCCCGGTTGACTCTGCTGGCGGTGCCGGACATGCCCCGGGCTCCAACCCTTTTCGTCGCTTCGAGCGACCACTCGCCGAGAGGCGCCATGGCGGCACCGCCCCCCGACCTCAAGCCGCGTTGCGTGGCGACGCGGCCAGCCCGCTCAACATCAGTTGCAGCGACGATTCGAACGACGACCGCAGCATCAGGACGCGCAGGTGTGGCGCCGCGGCGGCCGCGTGAGGAGCCTCGGCATGAGGAATCCGGTCGCCCAGTTCCTGCCAAGCGGTGTTGTCGCTGCTGCGGATGTCCGGCGACAGCGAGAGGAACGCCGCCTCGAGCATTGCCTGTCCGAGCAGGAAGTCGGCCAGCGAGCGGAATCGGTAGGCGGCCGTCTCGTCGTCGAATCCGCCGTCGCGCAGCAGCCCGATCGTCAGCTCGACGGCACGAATCTCGTTGTCCAGACCTGTCGTTCGCGTCGCCACCGCGAAGCCGGTCTGTGGGAAGTCGTTGACGTACACGCTGTAGAGCGCCCGCGCCAGGTCGGCCAGCGAGTCGATCCAGTGCTCGCTGCGCGACCAGTTGTCCAGAGCGATGCCGATCATCCGGTCAGCGACCGCACGCAGCACGTCGTCGACACTGCCGAAGTAGCGGTACAGCGCCGAGGCGTCCGCACCGACAGCCGCGGCCAGTGTGCGTGCGCTCATCACCGCCGCGCCGCGGTTCTCGATCAGGTTCACCGCCGCGTCGATGTACACCTCGCGCGACAGATCTGTTCCCGCGCGGGTGCGGCGCCGCCGTCGCCCGGCGGCCGGCTGGCGCCGCGGTTCGGCCATTCCCCACCCCTTACGTCAACACCGTTGACTATACGGATGTATTGCCAGAAGCTTGATCGTCGCGCGACCGGACGGGAAAGAGGGTCATGGGGGACAGCAAGAGAGTCACCGTTCTACGCATTCGGCGCACCGCCCACGACGGCGGCTACCTCTCTTACGAGGTGGACGGGCACACCGAAGACGGGCACGCGCGCCGCTACACGTTCACCGGGAATCTCTTCGTCGGTCCGGTGGTGCTCTGCGGGGACGGCGCCCCCGCAGACGTGGTGATCCACCACCCGCGCCGGTTCGGTGAGTTCGCGACCGAGCAGTGGGTGCACCGCTTCTTCGCCGAATGGCAGGAACAGGATGCGCACACCGAGGACGTCGCCGCCGTCACCGCCGGCTGCCTGACCACGGGGTACCAGACGCG
This window contains:
- a CDS encoding PAS and ANTAR domain-containing protein, which produces MPTPDDATAVGNDAGSAAPRIGWVRYLFDEDRWEWSDEVALIHGYQPGSVVPTTELVLSHKHPADRPQLAALMERIRETRAAFSSRHRIQDVQGRIHHVVVVGNQLRDDSGRVVGSDGFYVDLSAYEDDRRSEMSAQVAEFAEHRAAIEQAKGMLMVVYGIDASAAFDLLRWRSQQTNVKLRLLAEQILVDFRALQHDGVLPTREVYDGVLMTAHQRLPSGAQDPGESGENRAGAAS
- a CDS encoding transcriptional regulator — encoded protein: MINAESIEESTDALDPGMVRAGAAAAARRRELNISQRRLAADGIINAGALIAFEKGRSWPRERTRAKLEEVLQWPPGTIERLRTGQPDRPRPPAPPANGEEVSLIAQAVVTAVNTLSDTVASLPPVDDPAFTPRITAMLTDLRQLEGVAAGAARIGRVTPALIKALGAVRRLYDDLMVRAAQAPGATLGQRLYAARRGANLTVPETAQAAGVAEQVVARAEAGEPVAPADAEAIESLITQIA
- a CDS encoding WhiB family transcriptional regulator; protein product: MNATPWDETPVGECTRDPDRWTTTADDEAKAICRSCPRRWLCAKEACESPRAEGLWAGIYVPEAGRGRTFALRQLKSLAEQHGQRVGERRVYYAEIA
- a CDS encoding TetR/AcrR family transcriptional regulator C-terminal domain-containing protein; translated protein: MAEPRRQPAAGRRRRRTRAGTDLSREVYIDAAVNLIENRGAAVMSARTLAAAVGADASALYRYFGSVDDVLRAVADRMIGIALDNWSRSEHWIDSLADLARALYSVYVNDFPQTGFAVATRTTGLDNEIRAVELTIGLLRDGGFDDETAAYRFRSLADFLLGQAMLEAAFLSLSPDIRSSDNTAWQELGDRIPHAEAPHAAAAAPHLRVLMLRSSFESSLQLMLSGLAASPRNAA